The genomic segment AAGAATGACGGAGGGATTCACGATAACGCCATCCAGGCCCTCCGTAATGCCCCGCCAGACTTCCATTTCTGCCTGATACTTAGAAAGCGAATAATTTGATGTTGTCGGACTATGTTCCCAATGGTCGTTTTCAGAAATGGGGCGATTATACTTGCTGCTGCCAAGAGCTGCAATAGAACTGACATGAAGCAACCGGATGCCTTTTTGCAGACAGAGATTCACCAGATTGGCGGTTCCCTCTACATTGACCTTAAAAAGAGCTTTAGCGTCTTTTTTCTGATAGGAGACCAACGCAGCGCAATGGTATACTTTGGTTACACCTTCCAGAGCATCTTCCAGCTCAAAGTAATTGTTGATATCTGCATCCACCCATTGGATCAAGGAAGACGATAGCAGCGCCTCCGGAATAGTCGATTGAGCTCTTTTGATGGCAATGACGTCGATTCCGCGGTCTATCAGTTGTTTAATTAAGGTAGACCCTAAAAAACCAGTTCCTCCAGTTATTAATATCACCTGATAAAGATACTGTTAAAAATAATGTTTTCAAAAGTTAGTTAATAAATGGATATTTGTGTCAGGTGTTCCTGAAAAAATAAGAAGTTAACAAACCAGTGCTTATGTCATCATTGTCCGTATTCTTTAGTCCGATTTCGATAGCCCATATTTCTCCCGAACATGGTTTTTTGAATTCCCAGCTTGGAAATGTCATTCAGGCTTATGAGGAGACTTTTCCTGTATGGGAGGAAAATGAACCGCCTCACCTGGCTATCGTTGGTGTCGAGGAAGACCGGGCATCTGTGAATAACAATGGGGCGCACAGGGCTCCGGATGCGGTAAGAAAGCACCTTTACAACCTCTATCAGGGGGATTACAAGTTGAATATTGTCGATCTGGGCAATATCAAAGCAGGCAATACCATTCAGGATACTTATGTCGCGCTGAAATCCGTGGTCGAGGAATTGGTGAAGGCCAATATTCTGCCCATTATCATCGGCGGAGGTCAGGATCTGACCTATGCACAGTATCTCGGTTATCAAAATCTCGAGCGTAAGATCGAGTTGGCTATTATAGATGCCCGTTTTGATCTCAATCAGGAACAAGTCGAAAATGTAGCACTGAATTCACGGTCCTATGTGAACCACATTATCCTGCATCAGCCGGATTATTTATTCAACCTCAATGCGATTGCTTATCAGACCTATCTGGTCAGTAAGGAATCGATCAGTATGTATGATAAGCTGTTTTTTAATGCGACCAGGGTTGGCCTTATTGCGGGCAAAATGGATCAGTCGGAACCGTTGATCCGTGCCGCAGATATGATCAGCTTTGACATTGGCGCTATCCGTGCTTCTGAAGCTCCCGGAAATGCCAATGCGATTCCCAATGGCCTGTATGGCGATGAGGCCTGCCAGCTTGCTCGTTATGCAGGGATGTCGGATAAGTGTACTTCGATCGGTTTTTATGAACTGAATCCCACATTTGATCCGATGGAACAGACGGCCATGCTGGTGTCACAAATGATCTGGTGTTTCATTGATGGTTATTACAACCGCAAACACGACACACCACTATATCCCAAGTCCTCGTATATTATCTACCGCACGACGCTCGAAAACGAGGAGCACGAGCTGGTGTTTGTGAAAAGCAAAAAATCTGACCGCTGGTGGATGCAGGTGCCATATTTTGGTTCTAAGTCGGTGAACGAACGTTACTATCTCGTGCCGTGCCGCTACGAAGACTACCAGTTGGCAGTCTCGGGAGAGATGCCTGATCTGTGGTGGAAGACCCATCAGAAGTTGCAATAAGCAACGGCTTACTTGTTCATTTTAAATTCAAATCAATGGAAATATTTTTCTTCGCCGGAATAGTACTCTTACTGGTCATTTTAATCATATTGGTACTGAGAAGAAATAATGCCATCCCCATGGATGGCGGGCAACAGAAAGAGCTGGAGACACTCCGAATCGAATTGGCGCGTTCACAGCAACGTGAACAAAGTCTCCTGGAGGAACGTGTGCTGCTGAGAAATGAGCTCGACAAAGAACGTGAAAGTCTCCTGGTGGCGGAGCGCTCCTTGGAGAGTACGCGTTCTTTCTATGAGGCACAGCTGAACAAGTTTCAGGAACAGAAGGCTGAAATCGCAGAGATTAAAAGACAATTTAACACCGAGTTTCAGGTGATTGCCAATAAAATACTGGAAGAGAAAACCCAAAAGTTTACAGAGACCAACCACCGTTCACTTGGACTTATCCTCGATCCTTTAAAGGAGAAGATTAAGTTATTTGAAGAGAAGGTTGAAAAAAATTATAATCAGGAAGCGGCCGAACGAAATTCATTGAAAGGTGTTGTGCTGCAACTCGTGGAGCAGAGTCTCAAGATCAAAGACGAAGCCAATAGCCTGACGAAAGCGTTAAAGGGAGACAGCAAAAAGCAGGGCAACTGGGGCGAAGTGATCCTGGAACGGGTGTTGGAGCGTTCGGGGCTCGTTAAGGACCGCGAATTCCGCCTACAAGTTTCTTTGATGGATGCTGAAGGCCGGAGGATGCAGCCTGACGCGATTATCGATCTCCCGGAAAATAAACATCTGATTGTGGACTCTAAAGTGTCTTTGATCGCTTACGAGCGCTGGGTAAACGCCGACACGGACGAAGACCGTGCCATATTTGCCAAACAGCATGTGCAGTCTGTCGAAAATCATGTTAAAGAACTTTCTGCCAAAAATTACCATGAGCTATATGGCATCGAATCACCGGAATTCGTGTTGTTGTTCATGCCCATCGAATCGGCTTTGAGTATGTCGGTCGCCGAAAAACCGGATCTGTTTAGCGATGCATGGGACCGGAAGGTCGTGATTGTGAGTCCCTCTACCTTGCTGGCCACATTACGTACCATTGCGAGTATCTGGAAACAAGAACGTCAAACACGCAATGTGATCGAAATCGCGAAAGAAGCAGGAAGTCTATATGACAAGTTTGTCAGTTTTCTGGCCGATATGGAACAGGTACAAAACCAGCTGGAACGTGCCCTGAAAAGCCATGAGGACGCCACCAAAAAACTGTCCACCGGCGCGGGAAATGTCATTGGCAAAGTGGAAAAACTCAAGCGATTGGGCGCCAAGGCCAGTAAACAGATAGATGCCAAATTTTTAGAGGAGGAGTGAAAGATCACAGCTCTTTCATCCGCCGGTTGATCGATACATCCACATAGGTATCTTTCAGTCGGTCCACAGCGTCTTTCTCCACGCTGAGTTTGGTATCCGACTCGTAATCATGTAGCTGTCTGAGGTTTTGGATCTCGTTGTCATAAGGGTCCCGTCCAGCCAGCAGTTTTACGATGACCGGCAGGCATTCCAAAAAGACAAACAGTAAGGCGATAAAAAAGACAGCATTTGCATTGGACTCGTTCACTTTTCCGTTAGCGTCATATTTTAGATTGCCCAGGGCAGCATTGCGGTCGGCAAAGCCGGCAACATTGACTGCGCTGTCAAGTGATGTATTGGACAGCACTTTTTGGTCAAGGATACCCTCGAATTGCTGCTTCTGCCGAATGGTACTCTGCTGAGCCATTATTTTATTCCGCAAGGTATCCAGGTAGGCCTCTTTTTTCTTCAGTTCGTCGGCCTTCATTTTGGCGTAAGGTCCATATCCCATTACGCCGGATGTTTCTGTGGTTTTATTTCCAAATATCTCGTAGTTCAGCTTGGTACGGTCAGTTTTGATACTGGATTCCAGAGAATCCCGTTCAACCATCGTCGCTTTTAGCTGGCTGACCTCGTTAGCGTATTTTTTATTGAATGTGCTGTTCAGCGTATCTATTTTGGCCCGTTGATCCGCGAGGTAACGTACCCGGAGGTTTTCACGGATTTCTTTGTCGAAAATCTTGAGCTCCAGCGGCCGGGAGATCACCAGACCGATCAAGATCGCCAATAGGATACGCGGCAGTGCCTGTAAAAGCTGCATCCAGCCACTTTTGGATTTATTGATGCTTAAGACAATGTAGCGGTCCATATTGAATATCGCCAAACCCCAGATCACGCCAAATACAATAGCCAGTAGCCAGTCCAATGTCCCTCCGCTGAATACAAAATACATAGCGTATCCGCCTGAAAGGCTGGCAAATAAGCCGGTAAAAAAGATCGTTGCACCGATGGCTGTGTATTTGCTATGCTCTTCAGGATACTTTTCAAGTGTTTCTTGATGCACCCCCGCACATCGCCAAAAGAAACGGTTAATAGCGCTCATTAAAATATTTTTACTCAAATTGACAGATATTTTTTACAAGATTTATGAATAAGTTTTTGTTTTACAATAGGATGACGATTGTACGCATACCATCAACTGTCCTTCCTCTGCTAGTGTATTTGCCTAATTTTATTATCTTTGGAAAAAAATCAGGAATAATCAGACAATATGAAGAAAAGACAACTTTTGCCATTTTTAATGATAGTGGCAACTGCAATTGTTGGTTGTGAGGAGAAAAAGATAATGACAGATAATCCTCTTTTATTAGCCTATGACACGCCGTTTAATGTTCCACCATTTGACAAGATCAAAAACGAGCATTTTAGGCCCGCCTTTGAAGAGGCTATAAAAGTACATAATTTGGAGATAGACTCGATCGTCAATAATTCGGAAAAACCGAATTTTCAAAATACCATTGTGGCATTGGAAAATGCAGGAAGCCTATTGAACAATGTATCTACTGTATTTTACAATTTGAACAGTGCTAACACAAACGATAGTATTCAGGCTATAGCAAAAGATCTGGCTCCGATACTTTCGAGCCATTCCGACGAAATCTCGATGAATGCGAAGTTGTTCGATAAGATCAAAGAAATTTGGAATAACCGCAATAGCCTCGGTCTGGATGCCGAAGATACTAAGCTTCTGGAAGAGACTTACAAGAGTTTTGTGCGTTCCGGTGCCAATCTAAAAGAAGCGGATAAAGAAAAAATGAAAAAGATCAATGCCGAACTTTCGACATTGACAACGCAATTTGGTCAGAATTTATTGGCCGAAACCAATGCCTATGAGCTTGTAGTCGACTCTGCAAGCCAGTTGGAGGGCCTGCCAGAATCGTTAAAAACAGCAGCAGCTGAGGAAGCGACCGCAAAAGGCAAAAAAGACAAATGGGTCTTTACATTGCAGAATCCGTCGATCATGCCGTTCTTGCAGTATGCTAAAAACCGCGAATTAAGAAAACAGATCTGGGATGCTTACCAGATGCGCGGCAATCACGACAATACCAGTGATAACAAGGAAATCATCCAGAAGATTGTGAACCTGCGTCTTCAGAAAGCCAAGTTGCTTGGCTATGCATCACATGCCAACTATGTTCTGGAAGAATCAATGGCCAAGACACCGGAAAATGTGTATGCGCTTCTAAATAAGCTCTGGGCGCCAGCATTGGCAAAAGCAAAAGGTGAGGAAGCAGATATTGCCAAGGAGATCAAGGCCGAAGGCGGAGACTTTGCTGTAGCACCTTACGACTGGAGATACTACACGGAGATTATTCGTAAAAAACGTTTTGCACTTGATGAAGATGAGATCAAACCTTACCTGAGCCTGCCGGCGGTCCGTGAAGGCGCCTTTGCTGTAGCGAACAAACTGTATGGATTGACGTTTGTCGCACTCAACAATGTGCCTACTTATCACGAAGAAGTGGAAGTGTATGAGGTTAAGGACAAGGATGGTTCACATCTAGGACTGCTGTATGCAGATTTTTTCCCACGTGAGTCTAAGCGTGGTGGTGCATGGATGACATCATACCGTGATCAGTCTACTAAAGACGGCAAACGGGTAGCTCCGGTTATTTCCATCGTGTGTAACTTTACGAAACCTGTAGGAAAAAATCCGGCTTTATTGACCTTTGATGAGGCAACGACCTTATTCCATGAATTTGGACATGCCTTGCATGGCCTGCTCTCCAATGTCAGATACCGCTCTATGGCGGGAACGTCGGTTCCACGTGACTTTGTGGAACTGCCTTCTCAGATCATGGAAAACTGGGCAGCGGATCCGGAAGTGTTAAAGACTTATGCCAAACATTACAAAACCAAAGAGGCAATGCCGGACTCGTTGATCCAAAAAATGGAAAAAGCCGGAACTTTTGATCAGGGATTTGCAACCGTGGAATATCTCGCAGCTTCGTTGTTGGATATGAACTACCATGCCACTACCAAGGAAATCTCTAAAGATATCAACAGTTTTGAAAAAGGAGCAATGAAAAAGATAGGACTGATAGAAGCGATTATTCCCCGCTATAGAAGTACCTATTTCCAACACATTTTTAACAGTGGATATTCAGCTGGCTATTATGCATATATCTGGTCCGAAGTACTCGACTCGGATGCTTTCGCAGCTTTCAAAGAAAAATCCTTATACGACCAGCCGACCGCCGATTCCTTCAGAAAGAATATTCTTCAAAAAGGGGGCACAGACGATCCGGCTAAAATGTATCGAACATTTAGAGGTGCCGATCCGGATCCAAAATATTTATTGAAAAAGCGCGGGCTCAATTAATCGGATACCGCGTAAAAAGGGAGATATGAAAATATCTCCCTTTTTTTTATATAAATACTTGCAATTCTAAAAACAATGCTTACATTTGAATATTATTTATAATGAGTCTAAATAAATACTGGTAAAGCATGTGTGATACAAAAGTTCTGAGCCAACGCGGCGATACCCATATCAGTGTCTGCCATAAGTGCAAGACATATTATATCTGGCAGCAAAGTTTTGTGCTGACATTTACACCGGGTAAGTTTGCCGACTTTCTGAGCATCATAAAAAGTAATGGCGATGAACTTTTTTTTAGTTCGTTTCCAGACGGCGAATTTCGGTTGATCATGAAAACACCTTATCCGGATATTGTATTTTCGTTTAACGAAGAGCAATGGCAGAATTTTAGGGATGCCTTGCAGGAGTCTTATTACATGAACGAATTTTATAGTATGCTGAATAATTAAGATAAAAAGTCCTGTTGCTTCGCTTGTGTTTCATCTCTCTTTCCTTATGCGTTGCCAACAGGCACAAACAAAACCCTCAGCCAAAAGCGTAGCATTGCTTATGGGCTGAGGGTTCTTCCTTTATCCTGTTGATGTATTATTCGCCTATCGCATAGTATTTAAAACCGAGTGCTTCAAGCTGACTGCGGTCCAGAAGTTTACGGCCATCAAACACAAAAGCAGGTTTCTTCATTTGTTCTTTTATAGCTTGCCAGTCATAAACTTTAAATTCGTCCCATTCGGTTAACACGGCGATGGCATGGGCATCGTCACAAGCCTCATAAGGGCTACTAACGACCTTTACCAAGGCTTTGTTTTCTTCGGATGAGCGGGTATTCAGATAATCCAGGTCCGCATAGATTCGTTCGGCTGATACTTTGGGGTCATATACCGTTATCTCCGCCTGTTCGTTGAGTAGGTAGTCGGCCACATAGATCGCCGCTGATTCACGCGTATCGTTGGTGTCTTTTTTAAATGCCCAGCCTAAGAAAGCGATTTTCTTTCCGGATACTGTATTGTACAGCGTTTGTATGATGTTGTCGGCAAAGCGGCGTTTCTGATAATCATTCATGATGATCACCTGGTCCCAGTACTCCGCGACTTCCGTGAGACCGTAGCTACGGGCAATATAAACGAGATTGAGAATATCTTTCTGGAAGCAGGAGCCGCCGAAGCCGACCGAGGCTTTGAGAAATTTGGGGCCGATGCGGGTGTCCATGCCGATGGCTCTGGCCACTTCATCCACATTCGCACCTGTCTTTTCACAGAGAGCGGAGATCGAATTGATCGACGAAACACGTTGGGCCAAAAATGCATTGGCTGTTAATTTGGAAAGCTCAGAGGACCATAGGTTGGTGGTTAGGATTTTGCTCCGGTCTACCCATTGTGCATAGATATCCACCAGTGCGGCAATAGCATCTTTGTTTTCGCCGCCGATAAGTACGCGGTCCGGCTTGATCAGATCCTGTATCGCTGTTCCCTCAGCCAGGAACTCCGGATTAGAAAGAATATGAAAGTTGACACCATTGCCTGTGTTGTCCAGAATACTCTTTAAAGCAGCTGCGGTGCGTACGGGCAATGTGGACTTTTCAACAACGATCTTATCATTTTTGGCGACTGCGGCAATCTGCCGCGCGCACAGCTCAATATATTTTAAATCTGCTGCCATGCCTTTGCCCTTACCGTAATTTTTGGTTGGTGTATTGACAGAAATGAAGATCATGTCAGCTTCATCAATAGCTTTGTTGATATCGGTGGAAAAAAACAGATTTCGATCGCGGGCTTCAGCAACGATTTCCTTCAATCCAGGCTCATAAACAGGTAGGTTGTCCAGATCTTTATCGTTCCAGGCCTCGATGCGGGCTGCATTCATATCAACAATGGTAATCTCAATATGAGGACACTGACTGGCTACAACAGACATGGTGGGGCCTCCTACATAACCAGCACCGATGCAGCATATTTTCTTGATCGTTTTGCTCATTTTGACTAACTTAATCAGCTATAAATTGAACAGCAAATGTAAATATTTCGCGTGATAGTTTTTTGCCGGTCACACTTATTATTTACGCTCTCCTTTTAGAAAATACACGCAATACCTGCGATCTGCTAAAAAATGTATCATATTTATGCTAATTTTACATTAAAAAAGGAACGGTTTGATTAAGCAAGAAGTTATTGACAAGGTACTGGAAACAGTACGGATAGAAGAAGTGGTGGGTGACTTCGTTGATTTAAAGAAACGTGGCACTTCCCTGATCGGAAATTGTCCTTTTCATAATGAGAAAACACCTTCATTTCATGTCTCTGTTTCCAAAGGTATCTATAAGTGCTTTGGTTGCGGCGCAGGTGGAGATTCGCTCAAGTTTGTTATGGAACTGGAGAAGTTCTCCTATCCTGAAGCTATTCGCTATTTAGCGGATAAATATGCGATCCAGATTGAAGAAGTGGAGCGCTCTCCGGCACAACTTGCCGCACAGGATAAAAGGGAAAGCCTTTACGTGCTCAGCGCCTGGGCCGGTAAGTTTTTTGTGGAGCGCCTGTGGAAGACTGAGATGGGACAGGTCATTGGACTCAACTACTTCAAAGAGCGCGGATACCGTGAGGATATCATCAAAAAATTCGAACTCGGTTACTCGCCAGAAGAATGGACTGCCCTGGTGGACAGTGCGCAGGCAGCCGGATTTCATCCGGACTATCTGGTAGCAAGTGGTCTGGCGATCGAACGGGATGATAAGTCGCTCTACGATCGTTTCAGGGGACGCGTCATGTTCCCGATTCATAATCTGACGGGGCGTATTATCGGCTTTGGCGGCCGTACGTTAAAAACCGATAAAAAGGTCGCCAAATATGTCAACTCGCCCGAGAGCGACATCTACCATAAGTCGGATGTGCTCTATGGTCTCAACTTCGCCAAAAAGGCCATCATGGACGAAGACAATTGCTATCTTGTCGAAGGGTACGCCGACGTCCTGTCGGTGCATCAGGCAGGAGTCGAAAATGTGGTGTCTTCGTCGGGTACCTCTCTTACAACAGGCCAGATTAAACTGATCTCCCGCTTCACAAAAAATGTCACCATCCTTTACGATGGAGACGAAGCCGGCATTAAAGCGTCTTTGCGGGGTACAGACATGCTCCTGGAAGAAGGGTTAAATGTGAAAGTCCTGCTCTTCCCTGATGGAAACGACCCCGATTCTTACATTCAGAAATTTGGTGCTGCAGCTTTTAAGGATTATGTCAAATCCCGGCAGCAGGACTTTATCTTTTATAAAACCAGCATCTTGTTGCGCGATGCGAGCAACGATCCCATAAAAAGAGCAGAGGTGATACGTGATGTTGTCGAAAGTATTGCTCTGATACCCGATGAAATCAAGGTTTCGGTCTTTATTCGGGAATGCAGCAGCCTGCTGGACATCGAGGAGCGTATTTTGCTTGCCGAACTCAACAAGATAAGGCTCAATAGAGCAAAGAAAGCGGATAAAGAAGCATCCCGGAAAACGCAGGGGCCACCTGCAGGTGCCGGAATGCCTCCACCTGGTATGGATGGCCCACCACCGGATTTCTTCATGACCGATGAGGAACGAGCAGGAATACCTGCCATGGAATCTGAGAATCAACCCACCCAGCTGACCTCCGAAGTTTTGCAGGAACGTGAGATCGTCCGCATTCTGATCAATTACGGGGATTATCTGGCAACTTGGGAGGGGGACGGTGATATCCCTGTCGCTGGTGTGCTATTGGGCAACATCAATGATATTGAATTTAAAGACAAGGCGGCTGCATATATCTTAAAGGCTTATCGTGATGCCGCCGAAAATTATGAAATTCCGGACCCCAAGCAGTTTTATTCCAATGCTGACGCTGCGGTATCTGAACTCGCGATCAACTGTGTTGCCAGCAAATATTCACTAAGTGAAAACTGGAACGACGACAAACGCAAGATTTACGTCAGCCAGGAGTATGAGCATCTGAAGCAGCTTGTCGTTACCGCGATCTATCGCATCAAAAAGCGGAAGATAGAAGCAGAGATGCACAATATCCGTGAAGAGATGAAACATGAAAAGGATATTGGCAATCTCGAAGTGTTGCTCTTTAAATATCAAAAACTCAAAGAAGCGGAGAAGCTTCTGGGTGGCTTTCTTGGAAATACCATTGTGAAATAAGGGTATGTATGGCAAGGCATCTTGAAATAGGGTCATTGGGCGAACAGCTTGCTACAGACTATCTGGTCGGGATAGGCTGTAAAATAGTGTTAAGAAATTGGCGCTTTAAGAATTTAGAGGTAGATTTGATTGTCATGGATGGGGATACCCTGGTGTTTGTGGAAGTGAAGACAAGATCCGGAACAGACTTTGGGCAGCCATATGAATTTGTGGACCTGCGCAAGCAGCGGCGGCTGGTTCGCGCAGCACAGGCGTACATACTGAAACACGCCTATGTAGGAGAGCTCAGGTTTGATGTTGTTGCAATAACAAATAGTGAAAATCCGGACATTACCTATATAAAAGATGCATTTTGGGACAGCTGAAGGAGGCTGTGGAGTGAATAAATAAAAAGAAAAATAATAATTAGATGAAAAAAATCACCTATTTCATTGCGATTACAGCACTTGCTTTTACTTCTTGTAAGTCCAAAAAAACAGCTTTGGAGTTTGCGGCTCCGGGGCCGAATCAGGCAGTGCTAAAAGGAAGTCCTGTGCAACTGAAATTGAAATTCGAATCGGTAACAATGGATTCTGTTGCCTATTTCGTGGACGACAGGCATGTAGGATCTTCTACCGATACGGCAGCAATAACTGTCGACACGAAAGATATGGCCTATGGTCCGCGTAATATTTCTGCCCTGGTCTACAGCGGTGGTCAGTCTGATTCGGTGTCGAGTACATTTTTTATTGTTCCTGCTGCGGCCAAAAATTATGGATTTGAGGTTGTTAATAAATACCCGCATGACACAACTGCTTTCACCCAGGGGCTGCAGTTTGCAGATGGGGTGCTGTATGAATCCAATGGACGCTATGGCGAATCCAACCTCCGCAAAGTGGACCTGAAAACAGGAAAGGTACTGAAGGAGATCAAATTCGATGAGAAGACCTTTGCCGAGGGCATGACGTTGGTAGGCAATAAACTTTTTATGCTGACCTGGCAGCAGGGGGAAGGATACGTGTTTGATAAAAATACATTTGCAAAAGAAAGTTCTTTTAAATACGAAAATAGTAAAGAGGGCTGGGGAATTACCTACGATGGAAAGCGCCTGATTAAATCCGACGGATCCAACAAATTGTATTTCCTTGATGCTACCACCGGTAAGGAACTCCATGCCATTGCTGTCTATGATGAAAACGGGCCGGTGGACGAACTGAACGAATTAGAATATATTGATGGAAAAGTATATGCCAATGTGTATCAGAAGGATATTATCGTCATTATTGACCCTGAGACCGGAGCCGTAGAAGGACGGATAAACTTAGTAGGTATTTACGAACATACTTCCGCTTATGATAACGAGCTCAATGGTATTGCTTATGATCAGGCCAACAAACGTCTTTTTGTAACGGGTAAACTGTGGAATACTTTATTTGAGATTAAGGCCATCGAACAGTAGCTGATCTTAGTATTGCTTTAATAAGCTAAAGGGAATGTCAGGAGAGGGACATTCCCTTTTTTGCGTGTTTTATCGATTCATTGTTGCATTAAAGGTGTTATCAATTTGATACGCCGGTTATTGGCTACCGCTGGGCAATAAATCCTGTTCACACCTTGGTTGCAAGTGCTAGAAGATGGAGCTTTTTTGCTAGGTCTTCCCAGCAGGGAATGATTGTCCCCCATGGAGAGGTGGTGATTTTGCACTTAGGGGCTGGCTGAGATATCCTTTGCCCAGTTTATATATCGCGATAAAAAGAAGAGTCCCAATCATAACAAAAAAGGGATGAGCGTACGCTCATCCCTTTTTTGTTATGATTGGGTCCGATTAATAAATCGGAGTAAAGCTCCAGTTGTCATCAAAACGGGTAGAACCATTTAGACCGGTGGTCACATAACCTGTTCCTCCAATGGCATAACCCACTGCATCGTATCTGGCAGTCCCGCCGAAATTGGTATTGTCTGTAGTCCAATAGTCACCACTAACGTTATATTTCGCAACGCTGTTGATCGCTATACTGCCTTTCAGGCCGCCGACAAGGAAACCGTTGCCATTGATGGTGAAAGCTGTTGCATTTGAGCGTGTTAAGTCGTAATTATATGTTCCGTCGTTTCTAGATATATCTGCCAATTGCGTCCATTTGCTTCCGTCAAATTTGTAGAAGTCTTTTGGATTACTGCTATTGGAAACGCCACCACCAATATAAGCAATATTGTTGATCATAAACACAAACGCTCCTTTGCGTTTCGCTGTGAATGGTGCGTCGTTGATGGCTTCCCATTTATTTGCAGTCGGGTCGTATTTGAAAAATTGGTTGGTAAACGTAACAGCATTATTAATGGCTGTTTCGCCTGTTCCTACATACGCTTTACCGTCAATACTGAAAGCAACTGCACTTGCCAACGGAATTGGCAAATCGGCAATTCTGGTCCATTGTTTACCTCTTTCTGCTGCAGGATCGAATTTATAGAAGTCTTGAAGGTAATTTGAACCATCGTTACCGCCGCCTACATAGCCAAAGTCGCCGATAGTAAATGCAATAGCATTACGACGGCCACTGCGTTCAGCATCATCCGCCAGTGGATCTTTTTCGCTCCAGCTGTTGGAAGCAGGGTCATACGCATAAGTGGTCTTTAAATGGATAGGTCTGCTACCTGCATTATTGGATTGACCGGTGGTTACGTAAGCTATGTTTTTGATCACAAAACTTGCTGCCGCAGAAGTTTGTGGACCTTTATAAGCTGCTTTTTGAAACCACTCTGTCGATTTCTCATCTTCAGTATCATCACTTTTCTTACAAGAAGAGAATGTTGTAACTGTAACTACAAAAGCAGACAATACGAGTAGCCAATTTTTCTTGTTCATAAATTATTGAAATTTAGTATATAGGATGTTTAATTTAATTCTTGGATCATTGCCATCTTTTGCCAATATCAACCTATTTCCTGTATTAAACAACGCCGCAGGTATGATGCTATTAGCCGAAGTCTGCGAGGCTGTAGGCGGTAAAGATAGATATAATGAAGTATTTTTATATGCTGTTGTCTTAATTTTATTTAAATAATCAATCAGATTGAATGTATATTTTCCATTATCTGATCCGCCTGTCGATGATAGCCTAGCCACTTGAAG from the Sphingobacterium thalpophilum genome contains:
- a CDS encoding NAD-dependent epimerase/dehydratase family protein, with the translated sequence MILITGGTGFLGSTLIKQLIDRGIDVIAIKRAQSTIPEALLSSSLIQWVDADINNYFELEDALEGVTKVYHCAALVSYQKKDAKALFKVNVEGTANLVNLCLQKGIRLLHVSSIAALGSSKYNRPISENDHWEHSPTTSNYSLSKYQAEMEVWRGITEGLDGVIVNPSVILGAAAKDKGSGAIFSMINKGLKFYPKGSVGIVDVEDVAAIMIQLMEKEEITAERYIINHVNIANKDLLSVASVLMNKPQPRIEVSETMLQIASALSSVLSIFRKSDSSLTKETAAASSAQLQYSNAKIQSLLNHRYRPLEQTLKEIANLYNKQ
- a CDS encoding formimidoylglutamase produces the protein MSSLSVFFSPISIAHISPEHGFLNSQLGNVIQAYEETFPVWEENEPPHLAIVGVEEDRASVNNNGAHRAPDAVRKHLYNLYQGDYKLNIVDLGNIKAGNTIQDTYVALKSVVEELVKANILPIIIGGGQDLTYAQYLGYQNLERKIELAIIDARFDLNQEQVENVALNSRSYVNHIILHQPDYLFNLNAIAYQTYLVSKESISMYDKLFFNATRVGLIAGKMDQSEPLIRAADMISFDIGAIRASEAPGNANAIPNGLYGDEACQLARYAGMSDKCTSIGFYELNPTFDPMEQTAMLVSQMIWCFIDGYYNRKHDTPLYPKSSYIIYRTTLENEEHELVFVKSKKSDRWWMQVPYFGSKSVNERYYLVPCRYEDYQLAVSGEMPDLWWKTHQKLQ
- the rmuC gene encoding DNA recombination protein RmuC, whose translation is MEIFFFAGIVLLLVILIILVLRRNNAIPMDGGQQKELETLRIELARSQQREQSLLEERVLLRNELDKERESLLVAERSLESTRSFYEAQLNKFQEQKAEIAEIKRQFNTEFQVIANKILEEKTQKFTETNHRSLGLILDPLKEKIKLFEEKVEKNYNQEAAERNSLKGVVLQLVEQSLKIKDEANSLTKALKGDSKKQGNWGEVILERVLERSGLVKDREFRLQVSLMDAEGRRMQPDAIIDLPENKHLIVDSKVSLIAYERWVNADTDEDRAIFAKQHVQSVENHVKELSAKNYHELYGIESPEFVLLFMPIESALSMSVAEKPDLFSDAWDRKVVIVSPSTLLATLRTIASIWKQERQTRNVIEIAKEAGSLYDKFVSFLADMEQVQNQLERALKSHEDATKKLSTGAGNVIGKVEKLKRLGAKASKQIDAKFLEEE
- a CDS encoding DUF4407 domain-containing protein; the protein is MSAINRFFWRCAGVHQETLEKYPEEHSKYTAIGATIFFTGLFASLSGGYAMYFVFSGGTLDWLLAIVFGVIWGLAIFNMDRYIVLSINKSKSGWMQLLQALPRILLAILIGLVISRPLELKIFDKEIRENLRVRYLADQRAKIDTLNSTFNKKYANEVSQLKATMVERDSLESSIKTDRTKLNYEIFGNKTTETSGVMGYGPYAKMKADELKKKEAYLDTLRNKIMAQQSTIRQKQQFEGILDQKVLSNTSLDSAVNVAGFADRNAALGNLKYDANGKVNESNANAVFFIALLFVFLECLPVIVKLLAGRDPYDNEIQNLRQLHDYESDTKLSVEKDAVDRLKDTYVDVSINRRMKEL